One genomic window of Cetobacterium sp. ZOR0034 includes the following:
- a CDS encoding peptidylprolyl isomerase, with protein MKKIIKLLSLVMLLVVVTACSSTSKTQAVKYNNIRATFVTTQGDISFYLYPEASPITVANFINLAKRGFYDNTKIHRAVENFVVQGGDPTGRGDGGPGYSIPDEFSKWLDFYQPGMLAMANTGPETGGSQFFFTLYPADWLNNKHTIFGEFIDEKDFNNIKKLEVGDVIKEIRFSGDIDLFLSLHKSQVEEWNAILDKEFPNLKKYPIKDRSEFSGDVQAYYDELKVIYAKKDTKTEEEKEWLIPRFIRATEKKIKETKNN; from the coding sequence ATGAAAAAAATCATTAAATTACTATCTCTAGTGATGTTATTAGTTGTTGTAACAGCTTGTTCATCTACTAGTAAGACTCAAGCGGTAAAATATAACAATATTAGAGCTACATTTGTTACAACTCAAGGAGATATTAGTTTCTATTTATATCCTGAAGCTTCACCAATAACTGTAGCTAATTTTATAAATCTTGCTAAAAGAGGATTCTATGACAATACAAAAATACATAGAGCCGTTGAAAACTTTGTAGTTCAAGGTGGAGACCCTACTGGTAGAGGAGATGGAGGTCCTGGTTACTCTATTCCTGATGAATTTTCTAAATGGTTAGACTTCTACCAACCTGGAATGTTAGCTATGGCTAATACTGGTCCTGAAACTGGAGGTTCTCAGTTCTTCTTCACTCTTTATCCTGCTGACTGGTTAAACAATAAACACACTATATTTGGAGAGTTTATTGATGAAAAAGACTTTAACAACATTAAAAAGCTTGAAGTTGGAGATGTTATTAAAGAGATTAGATTCTCAGGAGATATTGACTTGTTCTTATCACTACATAAATCACAAGTTGAAGAATGGAATGCTATTTTAGATAAAGAGTTTCCAAACTTAAAAAAATATCCAATAAAAGATAGATCTGAATTCAGTGGAGATGTTCAAGCTTATTATGATGAATTAAAAGTAATCTATGCTAAAAAAGATACTAAAACTGAAGAAGAGAAAGAATGGCTTATACCTAGATTTATTAGAGCAACTGAAAAGAAGATAAAAGAAACTAAAAATAATTAA